A single Scleropages formosus chromosome 4, fSclFor1.1, whole genome shotgun sequence DNA region contains:
- the dnaaf10 gene encoding dynein axonemal assembly factor 10 has protein sequence MSNPYEKPQIIAHIQKSLNYTVFDSKWIPCSAKFVCMGSLARGAGVLQLYEIQRGEVHLLKEIEKAKPIKCGTFGATSLQQRHIATGDFDGNLSVWNLEAPAVPVYSVKAHKEIVNSIDGVGGLGIGDGAPEIVTGSRDGTVKVWDPRQKDSPVANMEPVDGEAKRDCWTVAFGHAFNDQDRCVCAGYDNGDIKLFDLRNMSLRWEKNIKNGVCCVEFDRKDISMNKLVATSLEGKFHVFDMRTQHPTKGFASVSEKAHKSTVWQVRHLPQNRDVFMTTGGAGSLHLWKYEYPAQRCKKDADDVDMGVAGTVTLLQNVTLSTQPIASLDWSPDKQGLCLCSAFDQSVRVLIVTKLGRL, from the exons ATGTCGAACCCGTACGAGAAGCCCCAGATCATAGCGCACATACAGAAAAGCTTGAACTACACGGTGTTCGACAGTAAATGGATCCCGTGCAGCGCCAAGTTCGTGTGCATGGGGAGCCTGGCGAGGGGAGCCGGCGTCCTGCAGCTCTACGAGATCCAGCGCGGAGAGGTTCACCTGCTCAAGGAG ATTGAAAAGGCGAAGCCGATCAAGTGCGGGACCTTCGGCGCCACTTCTCTACAGCAAAGACATATAGCCACCGGGGACTTTGACGGGAACCTCAGTGTTTG gaACCTGGAGGCTCCCGCAGTTCCGGTGTATTCGGTGAAGGCACACAAGGAAATTGTGAACAGCATCGACGGGGTTGGGGGTCTGGGCATCGGGGACGGAGCCCCTGAGATCGTCACTGGAAGCAGAGATG GGACAGTAAAGGTGTGGGACCCCAGACAAAAAGACTCGCCGGTGGCCAACATGGAGCCGGTTGACGGGGAAGCCAAACGGGATTGCTGGACTGTGgcttttg GCCACGCGTTCAATGACCAGGACCGGTGTGTGTGCGCCGGCTATGATAATGGGGACATAAAGCTCTTTGACCTCAGAAACATGTCTCTGCGATGGGAGAAGAACATCAAAAATGGG GTGTGCTGTGTTGAGTTTGACAGGAAGGACATCAGTATGAACAAACTGGTGGCAACGTCGCTGGAAGGGAAGTTTCACGTCTTCGACATGCGGACGCAGCATCCAACGAAGGGCTTTGCGTCCGTTTCGGAAAAG GCACACAAGTCGACGGTGTGGCAGGTCAGACACCTCCCTCAGAACCGGGACGTCTTCATGACCACAGGAGGAGCCGGAAGCCTTCACCTGTGGAAATA CGAATATCCAGCGCAGCGCTGTAAGAAGGATGCCGACGACGTGGACATGGGCGTCGCCGGCACCGTGACCCTCCTGCAGAACGTCACCCTGTCCACGCAGCCCATAGCCAGCCTGGACTGGAGCCCCGACAAGCAAGGACTGTGTTTGTGCTCTGCCTTCGACCAGAGTGTGCGCGTGCTCATCGTCACCAAGCTCGGCCGGCTCTGA
- the LOC108927117 gene encoding calcineurin subunit B type 1 isoform X2, whose amino-acid sequence MVCRCRCGRELRAVATMAETHAALGERPSEAINRFQTAAAERNTRFDADEIKRLGKRFKKLDLDNSGSLSVEEFMSLPELQQNPLVQRVIDIFDTDGNGEVDFKEFIEGVSQFSVKGDKEQKLRFAFRIYDMDKDGYISNGELFQVLKMMVGNNLKDTQLQQIVDKTIINADKDGDGRISFEEFCAVVGGLDIHKKMVVDV is encoded by the exons ATGGTGTGCCGGTGTCGCTGCGGTAGGGAGCTCAGGGCAGTCGCCACCATGGCGGAGACGCACGCTGCGCTGGGTGAGCGTCCCTCTGAGGCCATTAACCGTTTTCAAACGGCAGCGGCAGAGCGCAACACCAGAT TCGATGCCGATGAGATTAAGAGGCTCGGCAAGAGGTTTAAGAAACTCGACCTGGATAACTCCGGCTCGCTGAGTGTGGAAGAGTTCATGTCGCTGCCTGAGCTGCAGCAGAATCCCTTGGTGCAGCGAGTTATTGACATATTTGACACCGATGGCAACGGAGAAGTTGATTTCAAAG AGTTTATAGAGGGAGTCTCACAGTTCAGCGTCAAAGGAGACAAGGAGCAGAAGCTGCGAT TTGCCTTCCGCATCTATGACATGGACAAGGACGGCTACATCTCCAACGGGGAGCTCTTCCAGGTGCTCAAGATGATGGTGGGGAACAACCTGAAGGATACGCAGCTGCAGCAGATTGTGGACAAGACCATCATCAACGCAGACAAGGATGGAGATGGGAGAATATCCTTCGAGGAGTTTTGCGCG GTCGTCGGAGGTTTAGACATTCACAAAAAGATGGTGGTGGACGTGTGA
- the LOC108927117 gene encoding calcineurin subunit B type 1 isoform X3, whose product MGNEASYPLEMCSHFDADEIKRLGKRFKKLDLDNSGSLSVEEFMSLPELQQNPLVQRVIDIFDTDGNGEVDFKEFIEGVSQFSVKGDKEQKLRFAFRIYDMDKDGYISNGELFQVLKMMVGNNLKDTQLQQIVDKTIINADKDGDGRISFEEFCAVVGGLDIHKKMVVDV is encoded by the exons GGAAATGAAGCAAGTTACCCTTTGGAAATGTGCTCGCACT TCGATGCCGATGAGATTAAGAGGCTCGGCAAGAGGTTTAAGAAACTCGACCTGGATAACTCCGGCTCGCTGAGTGTGGAAGAGTTCATGTCGCTGCCTGAGCTGCAGCAGAATCCCTTGGTGCAGCGAGTTATTGACATATTTGACACCGATGGCAACGGAGAAGTTGATTTCAAAG AGTTTATAGAGGGAGTCTCACAGTTCAGCGTCAAAGGAGACAAGGAGCAGAAGCTGCGAT TTGCCTTCCGCATCTATGACATGGACAAGGACGGCTACATCTCCAACGGGGAGCTCTTCCAGGTGCTCAAGATGATGGTGGGGAACAACCTGAAGGATACGCAGCTGCAGCAGATTGTGGACAAGACCATCATCAACGCAGACAAGGATGGAGATGGGAGAATATCCTTCGAGGAGTTTTGCGCG GTCGTCGGAGGTTTAGACATTCACAAAAAGATGGTGGTGGACGTGTGA
- the LOC108927117 gene encoding calcineurin subunit B type 1 isoform X1, giving the protein MVCRCRCGRELRAVATMAETHAALGERPSEAINRFQTAAAERNTRFDADEIKRLGKRFKKLDLDNSGSLSVEEFMSLPELQQNPLVQRVIDIFDTDGNGEVDFKEFIEGVSQFSVKGDKEQKLRFAFRIYDMDKDGYISNGELFQVLKMMVGNNLKDTQLQQIVDKTIINADKDGDGRISFEEFCAVRAKDSRVQRKTVKVDTRSPTGHISDTFLGQMGSLGLAVVSHQ; this is encoded by the exons ATGGTGTGCCGGTGTCGCTGCGGTAGGGAGCTCAGGGCAGTCGCCACCATGGCGGAGACGCACGCTGCGCTGGGTGAGCGTCCCTCTGAGGCCATTAACCGTTTTCAAACGGCAGCGGCAGAGCGCAACACCAGAT TCGATGCCGATGAGATTAAGAGGCTCGGCAAGAGGTTTAAGAAACTCGACCTGGATAACTCCGGCTCGCTGAGTGTGGAAGAGTTCATGTCGCTGCCTGAGCTGCAGCAGAATCCCTTGGTGCAGCGAGTTATTGACATATTTGACACCGATGGCAACGGAGAAGTTGATTTCAAAG AGTTTATAGAGGGAGTCTCACAGTTCAGCGTCAAAGGAGACAAGGAGCAGAAGCTGCGAT TTGCCTTCCGCATCTATGACATGGACAAGGACGGCTACATCTCCAACGGGGAGCTCTTCCAGGTGCTCAAGATGATGGTGGGGAACAACCTGAAGGATACGCAGCTGCAGCAGATTGTGGACAAGACCATCATCAACGCAGACAAGGATGGAGATGGGAGAATATCCTTCGAGGAGTTTTGCGCGGTACGTGCAAAAGATTCGCGCGTCCAACGAAAGACAGTGAAGGTGGACACTCGGTCACCCACGGGACACATTTCTGACACCTTTTTGGGTCAAATGGGGTCTTTGGGTTTGGCTGTTGTCTCCCACCAGTGA